One Osmerus eperlanus chromosome 23, fOsmEpe2.1, whole genome shotgun sequence DNA segment encodes these proteins:
- the LOC134009615 gene encoding uncharacterized protein LOC134009615 codes for MARFRQVEPDDADLRMVETVLEIAHEESKGRDVRIGLLGLDEHNNICYLQGGYEYDDGRPNDDVPTSVYCGVSKEFLAKKLSTRPPVRRQKKPETTVLSTTTYSAETHFKLLEEEEKSKERAEKKRLRKLRQRERRRLEKSDKLKLNTEHLLEDNNDDTQCKVAEGKGVLKNSKETTATEAQEKPAASNKPAASSIPAASSIPAASSIPAASSIPAASSIPAASSIPAASSIPAASSIPAASSIPAASSKPAASSKPAASSKPAASSKPAASSKPAASSNSGNSGSSSEEDSSEDEDDKESLSGQCEQELDLSSCFISKAVDIAKRKFELKPKPENKTEKKIPAPVSQLKTKPNEEKNGVKQNLPIPKSEDLQKISTELAVMGNKFASNGRFDVAVKYFTDAIKYNPKEYRLFGNRSFCFEKMQEYERALTDAELSLNLCPGWVKGLYRKGRALAGLQRYDEAAQAFKEVLQLDSSCVDAAQELMRVQIIQLMEFGYSREQSSNALIIHGTVKKALEALSKISGASFITNGVYPNSAASPPSWFRAPTPTNPQIQPPTKAQTQQLNSAVKPKQEMPQAQLELFPVWVGNLGQTVTESMLKNLFSIAGEVHSVKQLNSRRCAFVNFTSKSHCDVAIQKLHGHDLHGSRMTVRYPDRIPTHMGMSKAARQAVDLPENCQSSSRECFFWRNMGCSRRPVCPYKHILEHKGIDRRKTSPTEEESGERH; via the exons ATGGCTAGATTTAGACAAGTGGAACCAG ACGACGCTGACCTCCGCATGGTC GAAACAGTCTTGGAAATTGCACATGAAGAATCTAAAGGCCGAGATGTAAGAATTGGACTTCTTG GTTTAGACGAGCACAACAATATCTGTTACCTGCAGGGGGGTTATGAATATGATGACGGCAGACCAAACGATGACGTCCCTACGAGTGTGTACTGTGGAGTTTCCAAAGAGTTCTTGGCCAAAAAACTGTCGACCAGGCCTCCAGTCAGGCGGCAAAAGAAACCCGAAACCACAGTGCTCTCCACCACCACATATTCAGCTGAAACT CATTTTAAACTattagaagaggaggagaagagcaaggagagagcagagaaaaagCGGCTTAGAAAATTG agacaaagggagaggagaCGCCTAGAGAAATCGGATAAACTAAAACTTAACACAGAACATTTGTTAGAG GATAATAATGATGACACGCAGTGTAAGGTGGCGGAGGGTAAAGGTGTACTTAAGAATTCTAAAGAGACCACTGCTACAGAAGCACAAGAAAAACCAGCTGCATCTAATAAACCAGCTGCATCTAGTATACCTGCTGCATCCAGTATACCTGCTGCATCCAGTATACCTGCTGCATCCAGTATACCTGCTGCATCCAGTATACCTGCTGCATCCAGTATACCTGCTGCATCCAGTATACCTGCTGCATCCAGTATACCTGCTGCATCCAGTATACCTGCTGCATCCAGTAAACCTGCTGCATCCAGTAAACCTGCTGCATCCAGTAAACCTGCTGCATCCAGTAAACCTGCTGCATCCAGTAAACCTGCTGCATCCAGTAATTCCGGCAACAGTGGCAGCAGCAGCGAAGAGGATTCCAGTGAGGATGAAGATGATAAAGAGAGCTTGTCTGGGCAATGCGAG CAAGAGCTGGACCTCTCCAGCTGTTTTATATCCAAAGCTGTTGACATAGCCAAGCGTAAATTTGAACTCAAGCCTAAGCCAGAGAATAAGACCGAGAAGAAGATTCCAGCTCCGGTCAGCCAACTGAAAACAAAGCCAAATGAAGAAAAGAATGGTGTAAAACAG AATTTGCCCATTCCAAAGTCTGAAGATTTACAAAAAATTAGTACAGAGCTTGCCG taatgGGAAACAAGTTTGCAAGCAATGGCCGTTTTGATGTGGCTGTGAAGTATTTTACAGATGCAATTAAGTATAACCCCAAAGAATATAG GTTGTTTGGCAACCGTTCCTTCTGCTTCGAGAAGATGCAGGAGTATGAGAGGGCGTTGACCGATGCTGAGTTGTCCCTCAACTTGTGTCCTGGCTGGGTCAAGGGCCTTTACAGGAAGGGAAGAGCTCTGGCCGGTCTGCAG AGATATGATGAGGCTGCCCAGGCCTTTAAGGAGGTCCTACAGTTAGACAGCTCCTGTGTAGATGCTGCCCAGGAGCTCATGAGGGTTCAGATAATACAGCTAATG GAGTTTGGCTACTCTCGAGAGCAGAGCTCAAATGCCTTAATTATTCATGGCACAGTGAAGAAAGCTCTTGAGGCGCTGTCAAAGATTTCTG GGGCCTCGTTTATTACTAATGGAGTCTACCCGAATtctgctgcctctcccccctcatggTTCCGGGCCCCAACCCCAACCAATCCCCAGATCCAGCCCCCAACCAAAGCACAGACCCAACAGCTAAACAGCGCAGTCAAACCCAAGCAGGAAATGCCTCAAGCACAACT CGAACTATTTCCTGTTTGGGTTGGGAACCTGGGCCAAACGGTAACGGAATCCATGTTGAAGAACTTGTTCAGCAT TGCTGGAGAGGTTCACAGTGTGAAGCAGCTGAATAGCAGACGATGTGCCTTTGTCAATTTCACCAGCAAGAGCCACTGTGATGTTGCCATCCAAAAGTTACAT GGCCATGACCTCCATGGCTCCAGGATGACTGTTCGCTACCCAGACAGAATCCCCACACACATGGGCATGTCCAAGGCTGCGAGGCAGGCTGTGGACCTGCCTGAAAACTGCCAAAGCAG TTCCAGGGAGTGCTTCTTCTGGAGGAACATGGGCTGCAGCAGGAGACCGGTCTGCCCCTACAAACACATCCTGGAACACAAGGGCATCGACAGGCGCAAGACCAGCCCCACCGAAGAAGAATCAGGAGAACGGCACTAG
- the LOC134010043 gene encoding butyrophilin subfamily 1 member A1-like: MKPHGLVAFYATLTTAAAITLSVPKDGISARLGHEASLPCWVTPATNAEDMEVRWYQTFDNPVLLYRDKKIQQTLVQAEYVGRTSFGHRTPRSEGLREGDLTLKLTNVTRNDEGEYTCYASQSAGYDNGKVRLTVTAMGTPPLLSVVRTTSVSVNVSCESHGWHPQPRLQWSDGQQSLAPQSLSYSRDDQGLVGVHSWLVSSSPWVSCSLSLSPEEEREGRVDLKSIPDVPSGGWKTAFIILLLVLLILTAIGVLCIKKKDMIKGIVRGTDMEEVDKHADGQTILTTVVIENTNCAALDDMKKHGVDITLDRSTASRHLTVSKDSKIVRDSKEVPCSEEWFSQRTFILGEPGFSSGCAYWEVCLEAKNVENNQMLTKESWWVGLASETVKQQGHDVPFTPSAGFWFLSSEKGKGIKVHAETSTICFVTQRPEILGVYLDYDKGEVSFYDVKDQKLIATLTTKFTEKVFPLFNPGKADISPLKIIAIPTGPKAGQETENSPDEIHSKQSDVPPETKSKTEQDVELETEISPLLKPTQSEKDKNCTSDLVSEECETKTGSV, translated from the exons ATGAAGCCGCATGGATTGGTTGCTTTCTATGCAACTTTGACAACCGCTGCCG CAATCACGCTTTCGGTCCCTAAAGATGGAATCTCGGCCAGGCTGGGTCATGAGGCCAGCCTACCTTGCTGGGTCACCCCAGCCACAAATGCAGAGGACATGGAAGTACGATGGTACCAGACCTTTGACAACCCAGTCCTACTTTACAGAGACAAGAAGATTCAGCAAACCTTAGTCCAAGCAGAGTATGTGGGTCGGACATCCTTTGGACACCGGACCCCAAGATCAGAGGGGCTAAGGGAGGGGGATTTGACCCTAAAGCTGACTAATGTAACTCGAAATGATGAAGGAGAGTATACATGCTATGCTAGCCAAAGTGCAGGCTATGACAATGGGAAAGTTCGTCTCACTGTAACCG caatggggactccccctctcctctctgtggtgCGGACAACATCTGTCTCTGTCAACGTGAGCTGTGAGTCTCACGGTTGGCATCCCCAGCCCAGGCTGCAGTGGTCGGATGGGCAGCAgtctctggcccctcagagccTGAGCTACAGCAGGGATGACCAGGGTCTGGTGGGGGTCCACAGCTGGCTCGTCTCCAGCTCACCATGGGTCTCCTGCTCTCTGAGTCTGTCTCcagaggaggagcgggaggggAGAGTAGATCTGAAAAGCATACCAG ATGTCCCGTCTGGAGGTTGGAAGACTGcattcatcatcctcctcctagttTTGTTGATACTCACTGCCATAGGAGTACTGTGCATCAAAAAGAAAG ATATGATTAAAGGTATTGTAAGAGGGACAGATATGGAAGAGGTGGACAAACATGCAG ATGGACAAACCATTTTAACTACAG TTGTCATTGAGAACACAAACTGTGCAGCTCTGGATGATATGAAGAAACATGGAG TGGACATCACATTAGATAGGAGCACAGCGTCTCGTCACCTGACAGTTTCTAAGGATAGTAAAATTGTGAGGGACAGTAAAGAAGTACCGTGTAGTGAGGAGTGGTTCAGTCAACGCACCTTTATACTGGGAGAACCAGGCTTCTCTTCTGGGTGTGCATACTGGGAAGTATGTTTGGAAGCCAAAAATGTGGAAAACAATCAAATGCTCACCAAAGAATCCTGGTGGGTTGGACTGGCAAGTGAGACCGTCAAGCAGCAAGGTCATGATGTACCATTCACCCCATCAGCTGGCTTTTGGTTCCTGTCTtcagagaaagggaaagggatTAAGGTTCATGCAGAGACCAGCACTATATGTTTTGTCACACAGAGACCTGAAATCCTAGGGGTGTATTTGGACTATGACAAAGGAGAGGTCTCCTTTTACGATGTCAAAGATCAGAAACTTATTGCCACTTTAACTACAAAGTTCACAGAGAAGGTTTTTCCACTTTTCAACCCAGGTAAAGCTGACATTTCCCCTTTAAAGATAATAGCCATACCTACAGGTCCCAAGGCTGGACAGGAGACTGAGAATAGTCCTGATGAAATACACTCAAAACAGTCAGATGTTCCACCTGAAACCAAATCTAAAACTGAGCAAGACGTAGAGCTTGAAACTGAGATTTCCCCCCTTTTAAAACCAACGCAATCTGAAAAGGATAAAAACTGTACAAGTGATCTTGTCAGTGAAGAGTGTGAGACAAAGACAGGCAGTGTTTAG
- the mfsd8 gene encoding major facilitator superfamily domain-containing protein 8, translating to MSQLVDSEENTPLLKDDSRSDDCQGDDYKSRWRSIRVMYFTMFLSSVGFTIVITSLWPYLQKIDSTANASFLGWVVAAYSLGQMLASPLFGLWSNYRPRREPLVCSICINVFANIYYSYVYLPSTENKIHMLMARAFVGFGAGNVAVVRSYVAGATSLKERTGAMANMSACQALGFILGPALQAGLSFIGEQGVNVKIIDLQFNMYTAPALLAAGFGVINILLVVLVLREHRVDDSGRHIRSINYVSEEHVDVSQETVEDIDQIAVLTSNILFFVIMFIFAVFETISTPLSMDMFAWTRKDAILYNGLIISLIGVESIFVFIAVKMISQRAGDRPVLLGGLIIILCGFVMLLPWGNQYPKIQWADLKNKTLSLETFTPTLPSNSSFEPTGCPAEQTWCQYTPAIHLAQYIASDVLIGVGYPACNAMSYTLYSKVLGPKPQGMYMGWLTASGSGARTLGPVFVSQVYTILGPRWAFSLICGIVLGAIVLLGGLYHRLIAFSVRHGRIIE from the exons ATGTCTCAACTTGTGGATTCAGAAGAGAACACTCCATTGCTGAAAGATGATTCCAGGAG TGATGACTGTCAAGGGGATGACTACAAGAGTAGGTGGCGGTCTATTCGAGTCATGTACTTTACGATGTTCCTCAGCAGTGTTG GTTTCACAATTGTCATAACATCATTATGGCCCTATCTGCAGAAG ATCGACAGCACCGCCAACGCCAGTTTCCTGGGCTGGGTGGTGGCAGCCTACAGTTTGGGCCAGATGCTGGCATCTCCACTGTTTGGCCTGTGGTCCAATTACAGGCCCAGGAGAGAGCCTCTGGTCTGCTCCATATGCATCAATGTCTTTGCCAACATCTACTACTCGTACGTCTACCTGCCCTCCACCGAGAACAAGATCCACATGCTTATGGCTCGAGCCTTTGTAGGCTTCGGTGCAG gCAATGTGGCGGTGGTGAGGTCCTACGTGGCTGGGGCCACGTCTCTGAAGGAGAGGACCGGGGCTATGGCTAACATGAGTGCCTGCCAGGCCTTGGGCTTCATCCTGGGACCAG CTTTGCAGGCAGGGTTGTCCTTCATTGGTGAGCAGGGTGTCAATGTGAAGATCATCGACCTCCAGTTCAACATGTACACGGCCCCAGCTCTGTTGGCTGCAGGCTTTGGGGTCATCAATATCCTGCTTGTTGTATTGGTCTTAAG GGAACACCGGGTTGACGATAGCGGGAGACACATCCGATCCATCAATTATGTGTCAGAAG AACATGTGGACGTGAGCCAGGAGACGGTCGAGGATATCGACCAAATCGCTGTGTTGACCTCCAACATCCTCTTTTTCGTCATCATGTTTATCTTCGCGGTCTTTGAGAC CATCTCGACCCCTCTGTCTATGGACATGTTCGCCTGGACCAGGAAGGATGCAATTCTGTACAATGGCCTGATCATCTCCTTAATCGGCGTTGAGTCCATCTTTGTGTTTATAGCCGTGAAGATGATCTCACAAAG GGCTGGAGACAGACCTGTACTACTAGGAGGCTTGATCATCATATTGTGCGGCTTCGTCATGCTCCTCCCATGGGGGAACCAGTACCCCAAAATCCAATGGGCAG ATCTCAAGAACAAAACACTGTCCCTAGAGACCTTTAcacccaccctgccctccaatAGCTCCTTTGAGCCCACTGGCTGTCCGGCCGAGCAGACCTGGTGCCAGTACACCCCGGCCATCCACCTGGCCCAATACATCGCCTCAGATGTCCTCATAGGGGTGGGTTACCCAGCCTGCAACGCTATGTCCTACACACTCTACTCCAAAGTCTTAGGCCCAAAGCCACAG GGTATGTACATGGGCTGGCTGACTGCTTCAGGCAGCGGGGCCCGGACCCTGGGCCCTGTGTTTGTCTCCCAGGTGTACACCATTTTGGGGCCCCGCTGGGCCTTCAGCCTCATCTGTGGCATTGTGCTGGGGGCCATAGTGCTCCTGGGGGGCCTCTACCACAGACTCATTGCCTTCTCTGTGCGTCATGGGAGGATCATAGAGTAG